The proteins below are encoded in one region of Firmicutes bacterium HGW-Firmicutes-1:
- a CDS encoding AraC family transcriptional regulator, whose protein sequence is MNYEILLNEQQEQKVLSIRTRTKIEELPSKIGEAYGKIMQHLTGLGQTPIDAPYTAYYNLDMNDLDVEMGFPVASQLQDKDDMKATIIPAGKYASCMHKGPYSQMEKPYEAMAKWIEENGYEAIGICYEYYYNSPMEVEESELLTKIVMPLK, encoded by the coding sequence ATGAACTACGAAATTTTATTAAATGAGCAACAAGAACAAAAGGTATTATCAATTAGAACAAGAACAAAGATTGAAGAATTGCCCTCAAAAATTGGTGAAGCATATGGAAAAATAATGCAACATCTTACTGGGCTTGGACAAACACCTATTGATGCACCTTACACCGCATATTATAATTTGGATATGAATGACTTAGATGTTGAAATGGGTTTTCCTGTTGCAAGTCAATTGCAAGACAAGGACGATATGAAAGCAACAATCATACCGGCTGGAAAATATGCCTCCTGCATGCATAAAGGGCCTTATTCTCAAATGGAAAAGCCATATGAAGCCATGGCTAAATGGATTGAGGAGAATGGTTATGAGGCTATAGGAATATGTTACGAATACTATTACAACTCTCCAATGGAGGTTGAAGAAAGTGAACTATTAACCAAAATTGTTATGCCTTTGAAGTAA